One part of the Verrucomicrobiia bacterium genome encodes these proteins:
- the argS gene encoding arginine--tRNA ligase — protein MESFKTEIAKKLAEKTGQRWEELVRVIEVPPQAEFGDFAFPCHGLAKVMRKNPAQIASELASSIVLGNGVKKVQAVAGYVNFWVDRARASQEVLRKIFDEGTAYGSSKLGEGKTIVIDYSSPNIAKHFGVGHLRSTAIGHSLYRIFGKLGYKTVGINHLGDWGTQFGQLIAAFKKWGSEERLSTDPITHLFELYVRFNKEAKENPQMAEEGRFWFKKLEEGDGETRKLWQHFKDLSLKEFEWIFAALGITFDYYWGESFYNDKIEGVIKLLEEKKLSRHSEGALVVDLSAYEMPPLLLRKKDEATLYSTRDLAAAIYRWDTFRFEKSLYVVGVAQSLHFKQLFKTLALMGFDWASRLVHVDFGWVKFGDAVMSTREGNIVFLKEVLDKGIELAEKTIREKNPDLKDMDKTARMIAVGAILFADLSARRHKDITFRWEEVLNFEGETGPYLQYTHARLASLLRKYGKPVSRDVNFDLISSESVWPVIRQLGNFPPTILAAAEAYEPSFIATYLLDLAKAFNAFYQTERILTGDATATDAKIVLCSCVKSVLKEGLFLLGIESPEEM, from the coding sequence GTGGAATCGTTCAAAACCGAAATCGCCAAAAAGCTGGCGGAGAAAACCGGACAGCGCTGGGAAGAGTTGGTGCGAGTCATCGAAGTGCCCCCCCAGGCAGAATTCGGTGATTTCGCCTTTCCCTGCCACGGTTTGGCCAAGGTGATGCGCAAAAATCCGGCGCAAATTGCCTCCGAGCTCGCCTCCTCGATAGTGCTTGGCAACGGGGTGAAAAAAGTGCAGGCGGTCGCCGGCTACGTCAACTTCTGGGTTGACCGGGCGCGGGCTTCCCAAGAGGTTTTGAGGAAAATCTTTGATGAGGGAACCGCCTACGGCTCCAGCAAACTGGGCGAAGGCAAAACGATTGTCATCGATTATTCCTCCCCCAATATCGCCAAGCATTTCGGCGTGGGGCACCTGCGCTCCACGGCCATCGGACACTCGCTCTATCGAATCTTCGGCAAGCTGGGTTACAAAACAGTCGGTATCAATCATCTCGGGGATTGGGGAACGCAGTTTGGCCAGTTGATTGCCGCCTTTAAAAAATGGGGAAGCGAGGAAAGGCTTTCAACAGACCCGATTACCCATTTGTTCGAGCTGTACGTCCGTTTCAACAAGGAAGCCAAAGAGAATCCCCAAATGGCGGAGGAGGGGCGCTTTTGGTTCAAAAAATTGGAAGAGGGGGACGGAGAAACGCGCAAGCTTTGGCAGCACTTTAAGGATTTAAGTTTGAAGGAATTTGAATGGATTTTCGCCGCCTTGGGCATTACGTTCGACTACTATTGGGGGGAAAGCTTCTACAACGACAAAATTGAAGGAGTAATCAAGCTTCTCGAGGAAAAAAAGCTTTCGCGCCATTCAGAAGGGGCCTTGGTGGTGGATTTGTCGGCGTACGAAATGCCGCCTTTGCTTCTGCGCAAAAAAGATGAGGCAACACTCTACTCCACCCGCGATCTGGCGGCGGCGATTTACCGCTGGGACACGTTCCGGTTTGAAAAGTCACTCTACGTGGTCGGAGTGGCGCAAAGTTTGCATTTCAAGCAGTTGTTCAAGACGCTGGCGCTTATGGGATTTGACTGGGCCTCCCGCCTCGTGCACGTCGATTTTGGTTGGGTGAAGTTCGGCGACGCGGTGATGTCCACCCGGGAGGGGAACATTGTCTTTCTTAAGGAAGTGCTGGATAAAGGAATCGAACTGGCGGAAAAAACGATTCGGGAAAAAAATCCGGACCTGAAGGATATGGACAAAACCGCCCGGATGATCGCCGTCGGCGCCATTCTGTTCGCCGATTTGTCCGCCCGCCGCCACAAGGATATCACTTTTCGTTGGGAGGAGGTTTTGAATTTCGAGGGGGAAACGGGGCCGTATCTGCAATACACCCACGCCCGGCTTGCTTCCCTTCTGCGCAAATACGGCAAACCGGTGAGCCGAGATGTAAATTTTGATTTGATTTCCTCCGAGTCGGTTTGGCCCGTGATTCGTCAACTTGGGAATTTTCCACCGACGATTTTGGCGGCGGCGGAGGCGTACGAACCCTCCTTTATCGCCACCTATCTCCTCGATTTGGCCAAGGCGTTCAACGCCTTCTATCAAACGGAGCGAATCTTGACCGGTGATGCCACCGCCACTGACGCTAAAATTGTGCTCTGTTCGTGTGTCAAATCCGTGCTTAAAGAGGGATTGTTTCTGCTCGGTATCGAATCGCCGGAGGAAATGTGA
- the aroF gene encoding 3-deoxy-7-phosphoheptulonate synthase — MVIVMQPGAREEQIQAAIERLVEKGFDVHRSTGVERTVLGAIGNKNGIDIRDFELLEGVQEVIRITEPYKLAGRTFQKENTQVKIGSVVFGGPEVVIMAGPCSVESRAQIKTIAKLVKEAGAKVLRGGAFKPRTSPYSFQGLGEEGLKYLREAADANGLLTVSEIMDRMDIPIAIRYTDIIQIGARNMQNFTLLRELGNLNKPILLKRGMAATIDELLMAAEYIMAGGNRQVILCERGIRTFENSTRNTLDISAIPVVKKKSHLPIVADPSHGTGLRDHVAPMGRAAVAAGADGLLIEVHHEPDKALSDGAQSLYPEQFAELVRELRIMAQAIGRKI, encoded by the coding sequence ATGGTCATCGTCATGCAGCCGGGGGCGCGGGAAGAACAGATTCAAGCGGCCATCGAACGGCTGGTGGAAAAAGGGTTCGACGTGCACCGCTCCACCGGCGTGGAACGCACGGTTCTGGGGGCCATCGGCAACAAGAACGGCATCGACATCCGCGACTTTGAGCTGCTTGAAGGCGTTCAGGAAGTCATCCGCATCACCGAGCCGTACAAGCTTGCGGGGAGAACCTTCCAGAAGGAAAACACGCAGGTCAAGATTGGCAGCGTGGTGTTCGGCGGGCCGGAAGTGGTGATTATGGCTGGCCCCTGCTCGGTGGAAAGCCGCGCGCAGATTAAAACAATTGCCAAACTGGTCAAGGAGGCCGGCGCCAAAGTGCTGCGCGGCGGCGCTTTCAAGCCGCGAACCTCCCCGTACTCGTTTCAAGGGCTGGGCGAAGAGGGACTGAAATATTTGCGGGAGGCGGCGGACGCCAATGGACTTTTGACCGTTTCCGAAATTATGGACCGCATGGATATCCCGATTGCCATCCGCTATACCGACATTATCCAGATCGGTGCGCGCAACATGCAGAACTTCACTTTGCTTAGGGAATTGGGAAACTTGAACAAGCCGATTTTGCTCAAGCGGGGAATGGCCGCCACCATCGACGAACTTTTAATGGCCGCCGAATACATCATGGCCGGCGGCAACCGGCAGGTAATTCTGTGCGAGCGGGGGATCCGCACCTTCGAAAACTCCACCCGCAACACACTCGATATTTCTGCCATTCCGGTGGTGAAGAAGAAATCCCACCTGCCCATTGTCGCCGACCCCTCCCACGGCACCGGCCTGCGCGACCACGTGGCGCCGATGGGGCGGGCGGCCGTTGCAGCGGGGGCGGACGGGCTTTTGATCGAAGTGCACCACGAGCCGGATAAGGCGCTCTCGGACGGCGCCCAGTCCCTCTATCCGGAGCAGTTTGCAGAGCTGGTGCGTGAGCTGCGCATAATGGCCCAGGCCATCGGGAGAAAGATTTAG
- the trpC gene encoding indole-3-glycerol phosphate synthase TrpC codes for MMMNTLQQIFAYKKKELEETKKKLPMTTMLRSLSVNPPKFLSALRKPGPAVIAEFKRASPSAGVISANGSVEKITADYASAGAAALSVLTEKQFFGGSESDLKAAKKTSKLPILRKDFIFDQYQILEAKSWGADAVLLIAAMLADAKLSILLQACRKWELEAVVEVHTKSELERALAFGADIVGVNNRDLKTMRVDVKTSFELAEWMDGHTTFISESGIDSPETAVRLHRAGYKGFLIGTHFMRQPEPGKELKRFLTELKKLTHVKS; via the coding sequence ATGATGATGAACACCCTGCAGCAGATTTTCGCTTACAAGAAAAAAGAGCTGGAAGAAACCAAGAAAAAGCTCCCGATGACGACCATGCTTCGGAGTTTGTCGGTCAATCCTCCCAAGTTTCTTTCGGCGCTTAGGAAGCCCGGCCCCGCAGTCATCGCCGAGTTCAAGCGGGCCTCCCCGTCGGCCGGGGTGATTTCTGCCAACGGCAGCGTGGAAAAAATCACCGCAGATTACGCTTCCGCTGGCGCGGCGGCTCTCTCCGTTTTGACTGAAAAGCAGTTTTTCGGGGGTTCCGAGTCGGATTTGAAGGCGGCGAAAAAGACTTCCAAATTGCCCATTTTGCGCAAGGATTTCATTTTTGACCAGTACCAGATTTTGGAGGCCAAAAGCTGGGGGGCGGATGCCGTGTTATTGATTGCCGCCATGCTGGCGGACGCCAAGCTCTCCATTCTATTGCAGGCCTGCCGCAAATGGGAGCTCGAAGCGGTGGTGGAGGTGCACACCAAAAGCGAGCTGGAACGGGCCCTGGCCTTCGGCGCCGATATCGTCGGCGTCAACAACCGGGATTTGAAAACGATGCGGGTGGACGTGAAAACCTCTTTTGAACTGGCGGAATGGATGGACGGACACACCACCTTCATCAGCGAGTCGGGCATCGACTCCCCCGAAACGGCTGTCCGGTTACATCGGGCCGGCTACAAGGGTTTTTTAATCGGCACCCATTTTATGCGCCAGCCCGAACCGGGGAAGGAATTGAAACGTTTTTTGACCGAACTGAAGAAACTGACCCATGTTAAAAGTTAA
- a CDS encoding prephenate dehydrogenase/arogenate dehydrogenase family protein, protein MKPFRRVAILGTGLVGGSIGLALRKKKVLRIGFDRPEVLRKALKKKAIDRGAKSLQEAVKETDLVVLATPVGEILGLLPKLAAMIPAETLITDVGSTKKEICNLASKELRNFIGGHPLAGKAEGGIENAETGLFTGKNWFLCPNGNSVALTRLKSFVRLLGARPVIVEPEKHDWLLAATSHLPQLVSTLLAATIAELLEKETKRMSVFAGAGLRDTTRLARSPFSIWRDVFSSNRSELGRALELFVQKAAELADNFPNLDGVKRQFEIANRVGRMLQ, encoded by the coding sequence GTGAAGCCGTTTCGTCGGGTGGCCATCCTCGGCACGGGTCTTGTCGGCGGCTCAATCGGACTCGCCTTGCGGAAGAAGAAAGTTCTCCGCATCGGTTTCGACCGTCCAGAGGTTTTGCGAAAAGCTTTGAAGAAGAAGGCCATCGACCGCGGAGCAAAAAGTTTACAGGAAGCGGTGAAAGAGACTGATTTGGTAGTATTAGCAACACCCGTAGGAGAAATTCTTGGTTTGCTTCCCAAGCTCGCAGCGATGATTCCGGCCGAGACTTTAATCACGGATGTGGGCAGCACCAAAAAGGAAATTTGCAACTTAGCTTCGAAGGAGTTAAGGAATTTCATCGGCGGACATCCACTCGCAGGAAAGGCGGAAGGGGGAATCGAGAACGCCGAGACCGGACTGTTCACCGGAAAGAATTGGTTTTTGTGTCCGAATGGAAATTCAGTAGCGCTAACCCGACTGAAATCGTTCGTCCGGTTGCTTGGCGCCCGGCCAGTGATTGTCGAGCCAGAAAAGCACGACTGGCTGCTGGCCGCCACTTCCCACCTGCCGCAGTTGGTTTCGACACTTCTTGCGGCGACGATTGCGGAACTGTTGGAGAAAGAAACAAAACGAATGTCGGTTTTTGCCGGAGCGGGATTGCGCGACACCACCCGCTTGGCCCGCTCCCCCTTTTCCATATGGAGAGATGTTTTTTCGTCGAACCGGAGTGAACTTGGAAGAGCATTGGAACTGTTCGTCCAAAAAGCGGCCGAACTTGCCGACAATTTTCCGAATTTGGACGGTGTCAAACGGCAGTTTGAAATCGCCAACCGGGTGGGAAGGATGTTGCAGTAG
- the trpB gene encoding tryptophan synthase subunit beta, whose product MKSASAVKNYRRPDARGHFGPYGGRFVPETLMSALFELEKEYAKARNDSQFQAEWKRVLTDYAGRPSPLFFAERASKELGFRLFLKREDLNHTGAHKINNVLGQVLLALRMGKKRIIAETGAGQHGLATATVCAKYGLECIVYMGEEDVHRQSANVYKMQLLGAKVVPVTSGSKTLKDAINETLRDWVTNVRTTFYVVGSVVGPHPYPMMVRDFQSIIGKEAKSQFFQRQKRLPDYLVACVGGGSNAIGLFYPFLKTKVAMIGVEAAGLGLSTNRHSATLTKGRPGVLHGSKSYLLQDSSGQVSPPHSISAGLDYPGVGPEHSFLKDSGRVEYVAVTDKKALEGFCFLSQTEGIIPALEPAHAIGYLLKARRRFAGCSVIFGLSGRGDKDMGIIQEHLKL is encoded by the coding sequence ATGAAATCCGCTTCGGCCGTTAAAAACTACCGCCGGCCGGACGCCCGCGGCCATTTCGGCCCCTACGGAGGACGTTTTGTGCCGGAAACCTTGATGTCCGCGCTTTTTGAGCTGGAAAAGGAATACGCAAAGGCCAGAAACGATTCTCAATTTCAAGCTGAATGGAAGCGTGTGCTCACCGATTACGCCGGCCGCCCGTCGCCGTTGTTTTTTGCCGAGCGGGCCTCCAAAGAGCTGGGATTCCGGCTTTTCTTGAAGCGCGAGGATTTGAACCACACCGGTGCGCACAAAATCAACAACGTTTTGGGGCAGGTCTTGTTGGCTTTGCGGATGGGGAAGAAGCGCATCATTGCCGAAACCGGCGCCGGTCAGCACGGCTTGGCGACCGCCACGGTCTGCGCCAAATACGGTTTGGAATGCATTGTTTATATGGGGGAAGAGGATGTTCACCGTCAGTCCGCCAATGTTTACAAAATGCAACTGCTTGGTGCCAAAGTGGTTCCGGTTACTTCCGGCTCAAAAACCTTGAAGGATGCCATCAACGAAACACTTCGTGATTGGGTTACGAATGTGCGCACGACGTTTTACGTCGTTGGCTCCGTGGTGGGGCCGCATCCCTACCCGATGATGGTGCGGGATTTTCAATCGATTATCGGGAAAGAAGCAAAATCACAGTTTTTTCAGCGGCAAAAACGGCTGCCGGACTATCTCGTTGCCTGCGTCGGCGGCGGCTCCAATGCCATCGGGCTTTTTTATCCCTTTCTGAAAACAAAAGTCGCAATGATTGGTGTCGAAGCAGCCGGCCTGGGCCTTTCCACCAATCGTCATTCGGCCACCCTGACCAAAGGCCGTCCCGGCGTTCTGCACGGAAGCAAAAGCTACCTCTTGCAGGATTCCAGCGGCCAAGTATCACCGCCCCATTCCATTTCCGCGGGACTCGATTACCCCGGCGTCGGGCCGGAACATTCCTTTTTGAAGGACTCCGGGCGGGTCGAGTATGTAGCTGTTACAGATAAAAAAGCGCTGGAAGGATTTTGTTTCCTTTCCCAAACGGAAGGAATCATCCCGGCCTTGGAACCGGCCCACGCCATCGGCTATTTGCTGAAAGCCCGCCGACGCTTTGCCGGATGCTCCGTCATCTTCGGCCTTTCCGGACGGGGCGACAAGGATATGGGAATCATTCAGGAGCATTTGAAACTGTGA
- a CDS encoding aminodeoxychorismate/anthranilate synthase component II produces MIYLLDNYDSFTYNLYQYLVELNGTVQVARNDKITVTEIEKLFPGAIVISPGPKRPEEAGISVELVQKWGPKIPILGVCLGHQAIAVAFGARVVGAKRIMHGKVSAIHHDGQTIFEGLENPFFATRYHSLAVEPSSVPPELEVTATADDGTIMGLRHRIYCIEGVQFHPESFLTSCGKKLLENFVKMARTVQANV; encoded by the coding sequence ATGATTTATCTTCTCGATAATTATGATTCTTTCACCTATAACCTGTACCAGTATCTGGTGGAACTGAACGGCACGGTTCAAGTGGCGCGGAATGACAAAATTACGGTGACTGAAATCGAAAAACTTTTCCCCGGGGCCATTGTGATTTCGCCGGGCCCGAAAAGGCCGGAGGAGGCCGGAATTTCAGTCGAACTCGTCCAAAAATGGGGTCCCAAAATCCCGATTCTGGGGGTTTGCCTGGGACACCAGGCCATCGCCGTTGCCTTCGGCGCACGGGTCGTCGGCGCCAAGCGGATTATGCACGGGAAGGTTTCGGCCATCCACCACGACGGCCAGACGATTTTCGAAGGGCTGGAAAATCCGTTCTTTGCCACCCGCTACCATTCGTTGGCCGTGGAGCCCTCAAGCGTGCCTCCGGAATTGGAGGTGACGGCCACCGCCGATGACGGCACGATAATGGGGCTGCGGCATCGGATTTATTGCATCGAAGGCGTTCAATTTCACCCGGAATCGTTTTTGACCTCCTGCGGAAAAAAACTTTTGGAAAATTTCGTAAAAATGGCGCGGACGGTTCAGGCCAATGTTTAA
- the trpE gene encoding anthranilate synthase component I, whose amino-acid sequence MTSFEEFEKFAREGNILPVWEEAPADLQTPVSAFLRISKGAKFAFLLESVEGGEKLARYSFLGANPRMIFKSKGKNIEFISDGKRKKSFTGNPLTQLEDLFAKYRAPRVEGLPRFWGGGVGYFGYDIVRHIEKLPNRLKDDLKQPDSWFGIYDLILIFDHLKHKILIVKSVDLHLPKLPLDKLYAAAVKEVSKVKSLLAKPLRFPRLKTGKKKGGEAVSNTSKERFLKTVEKARKYIVAGDVFQVVLSRRFSVPLAADPFSVYRALRSVNPSPYLYFLKLGDVSIAGSSPEMLVRVEEGFAETRPIAGTRPRGKCEEEDTQLARELLADEKETAEHVMLVDLGRNDIGRVSVGGTVALTDRMKVEKYSHVMHIVSGVKGKLRPGVGRFEVLASCFPAGTVTGAPKVRAMEIIEELEPSRRGIYAGAIGYFDFSGNLDSCIAIRTVVCNGNRAYVQAGAGIVYDSVPEREYEETVSKAAGVLLAVQRANQGKI is encoded by the coding sequence GTGACCTCGTTTGAAGAGTTTGAGAAATTTGCTCGCGAGGGGAACATTCTTCCAGTCTGGGAAGAGGCGCCGGCCGATTTGCAAACGCCGGTTTCCGCTTTTCTGCGAATTTCCAAAGGAGCAAAGTTTGCCTTCCTGCTCGAGTCGGTCGAAGGAGGGGAAAAACTGGCCCGCTACTCTTTTCTGGGCGCCAACCCGAGGATGATTTTCAAAAGCAAGGGGAAGAATATTGAATTCATCTCGGATGGGAAGAGGAAGAAAAGCTTTACCGGGAATCCGTTGACCCAATTGGAGGATTTGTTTGCCAAGTACCGCGCACCGAGGGTGGAAGGTTTGCCCCGTTTTTGGGGAGGGGGCGTCGGCTACTTCGGGTATGACATCGTGCGGCATATCGAGAAACTTCCCAACCGTTTGAAGGATGACCTGAAACAGCCCGATTCGTGGTTCGGCATCTATGACTTGATTCTTATCTTTGATCATTTGAAACATAAGATTTTGATTGTCAAATCAGTCGATTTACATCTCCCCAAATTGCCACTGGACAAGCTGTATGCGGCGGCAGTTAAGGAGGTTTCGAAAGTAAAATCCCTGCTGGCAAAACCGCTCCGTTTCCCCCGTTTGAAAACCGGCAAAAAGAAGGGCGGCGAGGCGGTTTCCAACACATCCAAGGAACGGTTTTTGAAAACCGTGGAGAAAGCCAGGAAATACATCGTTGCCGGGGACGTTTTCCAAGTGGTGCTCTCCCGGCGATTCTCCGTTCCCCTGGCGGCTGATCCCTTCTCCGTTTATCGCGCTCTGCGTTCAGTCAATCCCTCGCCCTATCTCTATTTTCTTAAACTGGGGGATGTTTCCATTGCCGGCTCCTCCCCCGAAATGCTGGTACGGGTGGAGGAGGGGTTTGCCGAAACCCGCCCCATAGCCGGCACCCGCCCGCGGGGAAAGTGCGAAGAAGAGGATACCCAGCTGGCGCGCGAACTTCTGGCCGACGAAAAGGAGACCGCCGAGCACGTGATGTTAGTCGATTTGGGGCGCAACGACATCGGACGGGTCTCCGTCGGAGGGACGGTGGCGCTCACCGATCGTATGAAAGTCGAAAAATACTCCCACGTGATGCATATTGTCTCCGGGGTAAAAGGAAAATTGCGCCCCGGCGTCGGGCGCTTTGAAGTGCTGGCCTCCTGCTTCCCGGCTGGCACGGTAACCGGTGCTCCCAAGGTGCGGGCGATGGAAATCATCGAGGAACTGGAACCCTCCCGCCGGGGAATTTATGCCGGCGCCATCGGCTACTTTGATTTTTCCGGCAACCTGGACAGCTGCATCGCCATCCGCACAGTCGTTTGCAACGGAAACCGGGCCTACGTGCAGGCCGGCGCGGGCATCGTGTACGACTCCGTTCCGGAACGGGAGTACGAAGAGACGGTCTCCAAAGCGGCCGGCGTGCTTCTGGCCGTCCAACGGGCCAACCAGGGGAAAATATGA
- a CDS encoding chorismate mutase, whose translation MELDELRRQIDVVDLRLVELLNERGRLVEAVGKLKRKLGMEIYTPEREKQILELAASANGGPFSHAAILRLFERILDESRSLERKIAEGEKGA comes from the coding sequence ATGGAACTGGATGAACTGCGCCGGCAAATCGACGTCGTCGACCTCCGGTTGGTCGAACTGCTGAACGAGCGGGGGCGGCTGGTGGAAGCGGTCGGCAAGCTGAAAAGAAAACTGGGGATGGAAATCTACACGCCGGAACGGGAAAAGCAGATTTTGGAGCTGGCGGCGTCCGCCAACGGCGGCCCGTTTTCCCACGCCGCCATTTTGCGGCTTTTCGAGCGGATTCTGGATGAATCGCGCAGTTTGGAGCGAAAAATAGCAGAAGGGGAGAAAGGCGCGTAA
- the trpD gene encoding anthranilate phosphoribosyltransferase, whose product MFKIFLQKVMAGEHLTFSEAGQAMEEIMSGGAPAVQIAAFATALRLRGETVEELAGFVTAMRQRSVKLAVSDPNAIDTCGTGGDGAGTFNISTAAALIAAGAGATVVKHGGKGISSACGSADVFAELGVKIDASPEVVGQCVEEVGIGFCFAPVFHPGMKTAAPVRQELGFRTFFNLLGPLANPAGVKRQLLGVFHPSWTEKLVAVLQLLGSERILSFSNRGGMDELSFDFPSQAVELSSGAVREFVLETSGWGYRPAGFRELAGGNPGENAAIILAILNGEKSPRRDAAVLNAAAALYVAGKADTVRDGLPLAEEAIDSGRAKKKLELLVETSTK is encoded by the coding sequence ATGTTTAAAATTTTTCTGCAAAAAGTGATGGCCGGCGAGCATTTGACTTTCTCCGAAGCCGGGCAGGCAATGGAGGAGATAATGTCCGGCGGCGCGCCTGCCGTGCAAATCGCCGCCTTCGCCACCGCCCTGCGTTTGCGGGGTGAAACGGTGGAGGAACTGGCCGGGTTCGTCACCGCAATGCGCCAGCGCTCCGTCAAGCTGGCCGTTTCCGACCCAAACGCCATTGACACCTGCGGCACGGGGGGGGATGGGGCCGGCACCTTCAACATCTCCACGGCGGCGGCTCTGATTGCCGCCGGCGCGGGAGCCACGGTCGTCAAACATGGCGGAAAAGGGATCTCTTCCGCCTGCGGTTCCGCGGATGTTTTCGCCGAACTCGGAGTTAAAATCGACGCGTCGCCGGAGGTGGTCGGGCAGTGTGTAGAGGAGGTTGGCATCGGGTTCTGCTTCGCCCCGGTTTTTCACCCCGGAATGAAAACCGCCGCGCCGGTGCGGCAGGAACTTGGCTTCCGCACCTTTTTCAATCTTTTGGGCCCGCTTGCCAATCCAGCCGGCGTCAAGCGCCAGCTTCTGGGGGTTTTTCATCCCAGCTGGACCGAAAAACTGGTCGCCGTTTTGCAGCTTCTGGGGAGCGAGCGTATTTTAAGCTTCTCAAACCGCGGGGGGATGGACGAGCTCTCCTTCGATTTCCCCTCGCAGGCAGTCGAGCTTTCGAGCGGTGCGGTGCGGGAATTTGTTCTGGAAACCTCCGGCTGGGGCTACCGCCCGGCCGGATTTCGGGAATTGGCGGGCGGAAACCCGGGCGAAAATGCGGCTATTATTCTTGCAATTTTGAACGGGGAGAAAAGTCCCCGCCGGGATGCTGCGGTTTTGAACGCTGCCGCCGCCCTGTATGTGGCTGGAAAAGCCGATACCGTTCGGGATGGGCTGCCTTTGGCCGAAGAGGCGATTGACTCCGGCAGGGCGAAGAAAAAATTGGAATTGTTGGTTGAAACGAGCACAAAATGA
- a CDS encoding phosphoribosylanthranilate isomerase, whose product MLKVKICGITNLEDALLAEKLGADMLGFIFHGKSPRFAHPAKVARIVAALSPLTRKVGVFVNEPVEEVLRMAEKLEFDFVQLAGEEGDAYVKKIQKQFPVIKAFRIGEDFRPKVLQKSPALLTLADAKVNGCYGGSGKSFDWRKLTALKGNARLVLAGGIGAENLRQAYEVLQPAAVDLTSSVEERPGKKDAAKMKRFFEVANEIRFGR is encoded by the coding sequence ATGTTAAAAGTTAAAATTTGCGGAATAACCAATCTGGAAGACGCCCTTCTGGCCGAAAAGCTGGGAGCCGATATGTTGGGGTTTATCTTCCATGGTAAAAGCCCGCGTTTTGCCCACCCTGCCAAAGTTGCGCGAATTGTTGCGGCGCTTTCACCGCTCACTCGAAAAGTCGGAGTTTTCGTAAACGAACCGGTGGAAGAAGTGTTGCGAATGGCCGAAAAGCTGGAGTTCGATTTTGTGCAGTTGGCCGGCGAGGAAGGAGATGCCTATGTCAAGAAAATTCAAAAACAATTTCCGGTCATAAAGGCGTTTCGGATTGGAGAAGATTTTCGGCCCAAAGTTTTGCAAAAATCGCCGGCTTTGCTTACGCTGGCGGATGCCAAAGTGAACGGCTGCTACGGTGGGAGCGGAAAAAGCTTCGATTGGCGGAAATTGACGGCGTTGAAAGGGAACGCCCGGCTGGTTCTGGCCGGAGGCATCGGCGCGGAAAATCTACGGCAGGCATACGAGGTCTTGCAGCCGGCGGCGGTCGATTTGACCAGTTCGGTGGAAGAACGGCCGGGGAAAAAGGATGCGGCAAAGATGAAACGCTTTTTTGAGGTGGCGAATGAAATCCGCTTCGGCCGTTAA
- the trpA gene encoding tryptophan synthase subunit alpha has translation MNRIASFWKKGKKALVPFVTAGFPKRDFTPEIVWGLADSGADMVELGIPFSDPLADGPTIQASSQIALQRGARLVDIFRMAEKTRAKIDIPLLLMGYYNPLFVYGLDKFCKDTSNAGVDGLIVPDLPMEEGAELSKTCRRQNLSLVYLIAPTTPPERISKIASASSDFSYCVSVTGVTGERKNMSAELKDFLLSVRMRTKKPFVVGFGISTPEQARQVAPHADGVAVGSALIKMFLEEKNQNTALRRACSLVAQMAGSLNGTG, from the coding sequence GTGAACCGCATCGCCTCTTTCTGGAAAAAAGGGAAAAAGGCCTTGGTGCCGTTCGTTACCGCCGGCTTTCCAAAAAGAGATTTTACTCCGGAAATCGTTTGGGGGCTGGCCGATTCCGGCGCCGATATGGTGGAACTCGGAATCCCCTTTTCCGACCCCTTGGCGGACGGGCCGACCATTCAGGCCTCCTCACAAATCGCCTTGCAGCGGGGAGCCCGGCTTGTGGACATTTTCAGGATGGCGGAAAAAACCCGCGCCAAAATTGACATCCCCTTGCTTTTGATGGGCTACTACAATCCGCTTTTCGTCTATGGCTTGGATAAATTCTGTAAAGACACTTCCAATGCCGGCGTGGATGGATTGATTGTCCCCGATCTGCCGATGGAAGAAGGGGCAGAACTTTCAAAAACCTGTCGAAGACAAAATCTGTCTTTGGTTTATTTGATTGCCCCCACCACGCCGCCGGAACGCATTTCGAAAATCGCTTCCGCCTCGTCCGATTTTTCCTACTGCGTTTCGGTAACCGGCGTCACCGGCGAACGAAAAAACATGAGCGCGGAACTGAAAGATTTTTTACTTTCCGTCCGGATGAGAACGAAGAAACCTTTTGTGGTCGGATTCGGCATCTCCACGCCGGAACAGGCGAGGCAAGTTGCGCCGCACGCAGACGGCGTGGCGGTCGGCAGCGCTTTGATTAAAATGTTCTTGGAGGAAAAAAACCAAAACACCGCTTTGCGCCGCGCCTGTTCACTGGTTGCCCAAATGGCCGGGAGTCTGAATGGAACTGGATGA